The proteins below are encoded in one region of Synchiropus splendidus isolate RoL2022-P1 chromosome 13, RoL_Sspl_1.0, whole genome shotgun sequence:
- the LOC128769160 gene encoding electrogenic aspartate/glutamate antiporter SLC25A12, mitochondrial-like isoform X3 translates to MTPGDFVQKFLGLHTQIHHNPKTVQLIAAVADTTKDGLISFQEFLAFESVLCAPDTLFIVAFQLFDKSGTGAISYENVRDIFSQTTVHHHIPFNWDCEFIHLHFGHDRKKRLNYLEFTQFLQELQLEHARQAFAQKDKGKNGVISAMDFSDIMATIRHHMLTPFVEENLVSAAGGSTSHLVSFSYFNAFNSLLNNMELIRKIYSTLAGTRKDTLVTKEEFVHAANKFGQITPMEIDILYQLSGLHSPSGRLNLADIERIAPLEEGCLPHHLVESQKQSHGDGGRPVWLQVAESAYRFTLGSIAGATGATAVYPIDLVKTRMQNQRSTGSFVGELMYKNSFDCAKKVLRYEGFFGFYRGLVPQLIGVAPEKAIKLTVNDFVRDKFTDKDNTIPLYAEIMAGGCAGGSQVIFTNPLEIVKIRLQVAGEITTGPRVSALSVVRDLGFFGLYKGSKACFLRDIPFSAIYFPTYAHTKAALADDQGRVGPLQLLTAGAIAGIPAASLVTPADVIKTRLQVAARAGQTTYSGVIDCFRKIMREEGFRALWKGAGARMCRSSPQFGVTLVTYELLQRWLYIDFGGHRPTGSDPTPKSRISELPPINADHVGGYRLAAATFAGVENKFGLHLPKFKSSGVVSIHHPEQVAAKPAQAQ, encoded by the exons ATGACCCCGGGAGACTTTGTCCAGAAATTTCTCGGGCTGCACACACAGATTCACCACAACCCTAAAACTGTTCAACTAATTGCTGCAGTAGCAGACACCACGAAAGACGG TCTGATATCCTTCCAGGAGTTTCTTGCATTTGAGTCGGTGCTGTGTGCGCCAGACACACTCTTCATAGTTGCCTTCCAACTGTTTGACAAGAGCGGAACAGGAGCCATTTCCTATG AGAATGTGCGAGACATTTTCAGCCAGACCACGGTGCACCACCACATTCCCTTCAACTGGGACTGCGAGTTCATCCATCTGCACTTCGGACATGACCGCAAGAAACGCCTCAACTACCTCGAGTTCACCCAGTTCTTGCAG gagctgcagctggagcaTGCGCGGCAGGCGTTCGCCCAGAAGGACAAGGGCAAAAATGGCGTCATCTCGGCCATGGACTTCAGCGACATCATGGCCACCATCAGACATCACATGCTCACTCCATTTGTGGAGGAGAATCTTGTCTCA gctgcagggggcagcacctCTCACCTGGTCAGCTTCTCTTACTTCAACGCCTTCAACTCCCTCCTCAACAACATGGAGCTGATCCGCAAGATCTACAGCACACTGGCCGGCACTCGTAAGGACACGCTGGTCACCAAAG AGGAGTTTGTTCACGCCGCCAACAAGTTCGGTCAGATCACACCCATGGAAATCGACATCCTGTACCAGCTGTCGGGGCTGCACTCCCCCTCTGG GCGCCTGAACCTCGCCGACATCGAGAGGATAGCACCGCTAGAAGAAGGCTGTCTGCCGCACCACTTAGTGGAATCCCAGAAACAA TCCCATGGTGATGGCGGCAGGCCTGTGTGGCTCCAGGTAGCAGAGTCTGCCTACAGGTTCACTCTGGGCTCCATCGCAGGAG CCACCGGAGCGACGGCTGTTTACCCCATCGACCTGGTGAAGACCCGCATGCAGAACCAGAGGTCCACGGGGTCCTTCGTCGGAGAGCTGATGTACAAGAACAGCTTCGACTGCGCCAAGAAGGTGCTCCGCTACGAGGGTTTCTTCGGCTTCTACAGAG GTCTGGTTCCGCAGCTGATCGGCGTGGCACCTGAGAAGGCCATCAAACTCACT GTGAACGACTTTGTGCGAGACAAGTTCACCGACAAAGACAACACAATTCCTTTATACGCCGAGATCATGGCTGGCGGCTGT GCTGGAGGGTCACAGGTCATTTTCACCAACCCTCTGGAGATCGTCAAGATCCGTCTGCAAGTGGCGGGTGAAATCACCACGGGACCCCGAGTCAGCGCCCTCAGTGTGGTCCGTGACCTGGGCTTTTTCGGCCTCTACAAG GGGTCTAAAGCCTGCTTCCTGAGAGACATCCCCTTCTCTGCCATCTACTTCCCCACGTACGCCCACACCAAGGCGGCGTTGGCAGACGATCAGGGCAGGGTGGGacctctgcagctgctgactgCTGGAGCCATTGCAG GTATCCCTGCAGCCTCCCTGGTGACCCCAGCTGACGTGATCAAGACTCGCCTGCAGGTGGCAGCGCGGGCGGGACAGACCACCTACAGTGGAGTTATCGATTGCTTCAGGAAGATCATGAGAGAGGAAGGATTCCGGGCTTTGTGGAAGGGAGCTGGAG CTCGTATGTGCCGCTCCTCTCCTCAGTTTGGTGTGACTCTGGTCACCTATGAGCTCCTGCAGAGGTGGCTCTACATCGACTTCGGCGGGCA TCGCCCGACAGGTTCCGACCCGACACCCAAGTCCCGCATCTCTGAGCTCCCTCCGATCAACGCAGACCACGTGGGCGGGTACCGCCTGGCCGCGGCGACCTTCGCCGGCGTGGAGAACAAATTTGGCCTTCACCTCCCCAAATTTAAATCCTCTGGGGTTGTTTCTATTCATCACCCGGAACAAGTCGCTGCCAAGCCTGCACAGGCCCAGTGA
- the LOC128769160 gene encoding electrogenic aspartate/glutamate antiporter SLC25A12, mitochondrial-like isoform X1, whose translation MMEGNLLLEELEEEEENDNVQSTKRGDPSELKTIFQKYASVVDKDGEKFMTPGDFVQKFLGLHTQIHHNPKTVQLIAAVADTTKDGLISFQEFLAFESVLCAPDTLFIVAFQLFDKSGTGAISYENVRDIFSQTTVHHHIPFNWDCEFIHLHFGHDRKKRLNYLEFTQFLQELQLEHARQAFAQKDKGKNGVISAMDFSDIMATIRHHMLTPFVEENLVSAAGGSTSHLVSFSYFNAFNSLLNNMELIRKIYSTLAGTRKDTLVTKEEFVHAANKFGQITPMEIDILYQLSGLHSPSGRLNLADIERIAPLEEGCLPHHLVESQKQSHGDGGRPVWLQVAESAYRFTLGSIAGATGATAVYPIDLVKTRMQNQRSTGSFVGELMYKNSFDCAKKVLRYEGFFGFYRGLVPQLIGVAPEKAIKLTVNDFVRDKFTDKDNTIPLYAEIMAGGCAGGSQVIFTNPLEIVKIRLQVAGEITTGPRVSALSVVRDLGFFGLYKGSKACFLRDIPFSAIYFPTYAHTKAALADDQGRVGPLQLLTAGAIAGIPAASLVTPADVIKTRLQVAARAGQTTYSGVIDCFRKIMREEGFRALWKGAGARMCRSSPQFGVTLVTYELLQRWLYIDFGGHRPTGSDPTPKSRISELPPINADHVGGYRLAAATFAGVENKFGLHLPKFKSSGVVSIHHPEQVAAKPAQAQ comes from the exons ATGATGGAAGGTAACCTTCTCCTGGAAGagttagaagaagaagaagaaaatgataaT GTGCAATCCACCAAGCGCGGAGACCCAAGTGAACTGAAGACCATCTTCCAGAAG TACGCCAGTGTGGTGGACAAGGATGGCGAAAAGTTTATGACCCCGGGAGACTTTGTCCAGAAATTTCTCGGGCTGCACACACAGATTCACCACAACCCTAAAACTGTTCAACTAATTGCTGCAGTAGCAGACACCACGAAAGACGG TCTGATATCCTTCCAGGAGTTTCTTGCATTTGAGTCGGTGCTGTGTGCGCCAGACACACTCTTCATAGTTGCCTTCCAACTGTTTGACAAGAGCGGAACAGGAGCCATTTCCTATG AGAATGTGCGAGACATTTTCAGCCAGACCACGGTGCACCACCACATTCCCTTCAACTGGGACTGCGAGTTCATCCATCTGCACTTCGGACATGACCGCAAGAAACGCCTCAACTACCTCGAGTTCACCCAGTTCTTGCAG gagctgcagctggagcaTGCGCGGCAGGCGTTCGCCCAGAAGGACAAGGGCAAAAATGGCGTCATCTCGGCCATGGACTTCAGCGACATCATGGCCACCATCAGACATCACATGCTCACTCCATTTGTGGAGGAGAATCTTGTCTCA gctgcagggggcagcacctCTCACCTGGTCAGCTTCTCTTACTTCAACGCCTTCAACTCCCTCCTCAACAACATGGAGCTGATCCGCAAGATCTACAGCACACTGGCCGGCACTCGTAAGGACACGCTGGTCACCAAAG AGGAGTTTGTTCACGCCGCCAACAAGTTCGGTCAGATCACACCCATGGAAATCGACATCCTGTACCAGCTGTCGGGGCTGCACTCCCCCTCTGG GCGCCTGAACCTCGCCGACATCGAGAGGATAGCACCGCTAGAAGAAGGCTGTCTGCCGCACCACTTAGTGGAATCCCAGAAACAA TCCCATGGTGATGGCGGCAGGCCTGTGTGGCTCCAGGTAGCAGAGTCTGCCTACAGGTTCACTCTGGGCTCCATCGCAGGAG CCACCGGAGCGACGGCTGTTTACCCCATCGACCTGGTGAAGACCCGCATGCAGAACCAGAGGTCCACGGGGTCCTTCGTCGGAGAGCTGATGTACAAGAACAGCTTCGACTGCGCCAAGAAGGTGCTCCGCTACGAGGGTTTCTTCGGCTTCTACAGAG GTCTGGTTCCGCAGCTGATCGGCGTGGCACCTGAGAAGGCCATCAAACTCACT GTGAACGACTTTGTGCGAGACAAGTTCACCGACAAAGACAACACAATTCCTTTATACGCCGAGATCATGGCTGGCGGCTGT GCTGGAGGGTCACAGGTCATTTTCACCAACCCTCTGGAGATCGTCAAGATCCGTCTGCAAGTGGCGGGTGAAATCACCACGGGACCCCGAGTCAGCGCCCTCAGTGTGGTCCGTGACCTGGGCTTTTTCGGCCTCTACAAG GGGTCTAAAGCCTGCTTCCTGAGAGACATCCCCTTCTCTGCCATCTACTTCCCCACGTACGCCCACACCAAGGCGGCGTTGGCAGACGATCAGGGCAGGGTGGGacctctgcagctgctgactgCTGGAGCCATTGCAG GTATCCCTGCAGCCTCCCTGGTGACCCCAGCTGACGTGATCAAGACTCGCCTGCAGGTGGCAGCGCGGGCGGGACAGACCACCTACAGTGGAGTTATCGATTGCTTCAGGAAGATCATGAGAGAGGAAGGATTCCGGGCTTTGTGGAAGGGAGCTGGAG CTCGTATGTGCCGCTCCTCTCCTCAGTTTGGTGTGACTCTGGTCACCTATGAGCTCCTGCAGAGGTGGCTCTACATCGACTTCGGCGGGCA TCGCCCGACAGGTTCCGACCCGACACCCAAGTCCCGCATCTCTGAGCTCCCTCCGATCAACGCAGACCACGTGGGCGGGTACCGCCTGGCCGCGGCGACCTTCGCCGGCGTGGAGAACAAATTTGGCCTTCACCTCCCCAAATTTAAATCCTCTGGGGTTGTTTCTATTCATCACCCGGAACAAGTCGCTGCCAAGCCTGCACAGGCCCAGTGA
- the LOC128769160 gene encoding electrogenic aspartate/glutamate antiporter SLC25A12, mitochondrial-like isoform X2, with protein MAVKVQSTKRGDPSELKTIFQKYASVVDKDGEKFMTPGDFVQKFLGLHTQIHHNPKTVQLIAAVADTTKDGLISFQEFLAFESVLCAPDTLFIVAFQLFDKSGTGAISYENVRDIFSQTTVHHHIPFNWDCEFIHLHFGHDRKKRLNYLEFTQFLQELQLEHARQAFAQKDKGKNGVISAMDFSDIMATIRHHMLTPFVEENLVSAAGGSTSHLVSFSYFNAFNSLLNNMELIRKIYSTLAGTRKDTLVTKEEFVHAANKFGQITPMEIDILYQLSGLHSPSGRLNLADIERIAPLEEGCLPHHLVESQKQSHGDGGRPVWLQVAESAYRFTLGSIAGATGATAVYPIDLVKTRMQNQRSTGSFVGELMYKNSFDCAKKVLRYEGFFGFYRGLVPQLIGVAPEKAIKLTVNDFVRDKFTDKDNTIPLYAEIMAGGCAGGSQVIFTNPLEIVKIRLQVAGEITTGPRVSALSVVRDLGFFGLYKGSKACFLRDIPFSAIYFPTYAHTKAALADDQGRVGPLQLLTAGAIAGIPAASLVTPADVIKTRLQVAARAGQTTYSGVIDCFRKIMREEGFRALWKGAGARMCRSSPQFGVTLVTYELLQRWLYIDFGGHRPTGSDPTPKSRISELPPINADHVGGYRLAAATFAGVENKFGLHLPKFKSSGVVSIHHPEQVAAKPAQAQ; from the exons ATGGCGGTCAAG GTGCAATCCACCAAGCGCGGAGACCCAAGTGAACTGAAGACCATCTTCCAGAAG TACGCCAGTGTGGTGGACAAGGATGGCGAAAAGTTTATGACCCCGGGAGACTTTGTCCAGAAATTTCTCGGGCTGCACACACAGATTCACCACAACCCTAAAACTGTTCAACTAATTGCTGCAGTAGCAGACACCACGAAAGACGG TCTGATATCCTTCCAGGAGTTTCTTGCATTTGAGTCGGTGCTGTGTGCGCCAGACACACTCTTCATAGTTGCCTTCCAACTGTTTGACAAGAGCGGAACAGGAGCCATTTCCTATG AGAATGTGCGAGACATTTTCAGCCAGACCACGGTGCACCACCACATTCCCTTCAACTGGGACTGCGAGTTCATCCATCTGCACTTCGGACATGACCGCAAGAAACGCCTCAACTACCTCGAGTTCACCCAGTTCTTGCAG gagctgcagctggagcaTGCGCGGCAGGCGTTCGCCCAGAAGGACAAGGGCAAAAATGGCGTCATCTCGGCCATGGACTTCAGCGACATCATGGCCACCATCAGACATCACATGCTCACTCCATTTGTGGAGGAGAATCTTGTCTCA gctgcagggggcagcacctCTCACCTGGTCAGCTTCTCTTACTTCAACGCCTTCAACTCCCTCCTCAACAACATGGAGCTGATCCGCAAGATCTACAGCACACTGGCCGGCACTCGTAAGGACACGCTGGTCACCAAAG AGGAGTTTGTTCACGCCGCCAACAAGTTCGGTCAGATCACACCCATGGAAATCGACATCCTGTACCAGCTGTCGGGGCTGCACTCCCCCTCTGG GCGCCTGAACCTCGCCGACATCGAGAGGATAGCACCGCTAGAAGAAGGCTGTCTGCCGCACCACTTAGTGGAATCCCAGAAACAA TCCCATGGTGATGGCGGCAGGCCTGTGTGGCTCCAGGTAGCAGAGTCTGCCTACAGGTTCACTCTGGGCTCCATCGCAGGAG CCACCGGAGCGACGGCTGTTTACCCCATCGACCTGGTGAAGACCCGCATGCAGAACCAGAGGTCCACGGGGTCCTTCGTCGGAGAGCTGATGTACAAGAACAGCTTCGACTGCGCCAAGAAGGTGCTCCGCTACGAGGGTTTCTTCGGCTTCTACAGAG GTCTGGTTCCGCAGCTGATCGGCGTGGCACCTGAGAAGGCCATCAAACTCACT GTGAACGACTTTGTGCGAGACAAGTTCACCGACAAAGACAACACAATTCCTTTATACGCCGAGATCATGGCTGGCGGCTGT GCTGGAGGGTCACAGGTCATTTTCACCAACCCTCTGGAGATCGTCAAGATCCGTCTGCAAGTGGCGGGTGAAATCACCACGGGACCCCGAGTCAGCGCCCTCAGTGTGGTCCGTGACCTGGGCTTTTTCGGCCTCTACAAG GGGTCTAAAGCCTGCTTCCTGAGAGACATCCCCTTCTCTGCCATCTACTTCCCCACGTACGCCCACACCAAGGCGGCGTTGGCAGACGATCAGGGCAGGGTGGGacctctgcagctgctgactgCTGGAGCCATTGCAG GTATCCCTGCAGCCTCCCTGGTGACCCCAGCTGACGTGATCAAGACTCGCCTGCAGGTGGCAGCGCGGGCGGGACAGACCACCTACAGTGGAGTTATCGATTGCTTCAGGAAGATCATGAGAGAGGAAGGATTCCGGGCTTTGTGGAAGGGAGCTGGAG CTCGTATGTGCCGCTCCTCTCCTCAGTTTGGTGTGACTCTGGTCACCTATGAGCTCCTGCAGAGGTGGCTCTACATCGACTTCGGCGGGCA TCGCCCGACAGGTTCCGACCCGACACCCAAGTCCCGCATCTCTGAGCTCCCTCCGATCAACGCAGACCACGTGGGCGGGTACCGCCTGGCCGCGGCGACCTTCGCCGGCGTGGAGAACAAATTTGGCCTTCACCTCCCCAAATTTAAATCCTCTGGGGTTGTTTCTATTCATCACCCGGAACAAGTCGCTGCCAAGCCTGCACAGGCCCAGTGA
- the imp3 gene encoding U3 small nucleolar ribonucleoprotein protein IMP3: MVRKLKYHEQKLLKKVDFINWEVDNNIHEVKVLRKYHIEKREDYTKYNKLSRNVRDLAQKIRDLNEKDGFRAQSTHRLLEKLYSIGLIPTKQNLSLTEKVTASSFCRRRLPSIMLKLRMAQNLKTAITFIEQGHVRVGPEIITDPAFLVTRNMEDFVTWVDSSKIKQHVMNYNDERDDFDLVT; the protein is encoded by the exons ATGGTTCGAAAATTGAAGTACCATGAGCAAAAGTTGTTAAAGAAGGTAGATTTCATAAACTGGGAGGTCGACAACAACATACACGAGGTCAAAGTGCTGCGTAAATACCACATCGAGAAGAGAGAGGACTACACTAA ATACAACAAACTGAGTCGTAACGTCAGAGATCTGGCCCAGAAAATCAGAGACCTAAATGAAAAAGATGGCTTCAGAGCTCAAAGTACTCACCGGCTATTGGAGAAACT CTACAGCATTGGGCTCATCCCCACAAAGCAGAATCTGTCGCTGACTGAAAAAGTAACCGCATCGTCTTTCTGCAG GAGAAGGTTACCTTCCATCATGCTGAAGCTCAGGATGGCTCAGAACCTGAAGACGGCCATCACTTTCATAGAACAAGGCC ATGTGCGTGTGGGTCCAGAGATCATCACAGATCCAGCTTTCCTCGTAACAAG AAATATGGAAGATTTTGTTACCTGGGTGGACTCATCCAAGATCAAGCAGCATGTTATGAACTACAATGATGAG AGAGACGACTTTGATCTGGTGACATAA